The following coding sequences are from one Pseudoalteromonas carrageenovora IAM 12662 window:
- a CDS encoding ferredoxin--NADP reductase, with product MSNWVEATVKNVTWWSETLFSLTLNADVEPFKAGQFTKLSIMDGDKRIARAYSYVNAPENPDLEFYLINVIDGLLSPYLAKLQPGETVLIEQRATGFFTLDEIPQSDQLWMLGTGTAIGPFLSILQQPDVWQKYKSINIVHGVRFNNDLSYQALINELLRVHPEQLNYIPVVSREEPLQGLSGRITSAIENNSLFEHANLEPTPNNAQFMICGNPQMVKDTTNLLLDKKFTRNRRKKPGNITVEQYW from the coding sequence ATGTCTAATTGGGTAGAAGCAACAGTAAAAAACGTTACATGGTGGAGTGAAACACTTTTTAGCTTAACGCTTAATGCAGACGTAGAGCCATTTAAGGCAGGGCAGTTTACTAAGCTTTCAATAATGGATGGCGATAAGCGAATTGCTCGTGCTTACTCATATGTAAATGCTCCCGAAAACCCTGATTTAGAATTTTATTTAATTAACGTTATAGATGGATTACTTTCACCTTACTTAGCTAAATTACAACCCGGCGAAACTGTACTTATAGAGCAGCGTGCTACAGGCTTTTTTACACTTGACGAAATCCCGCAAAGCGATCAGCTTTGGATGCTTGGTACGGGCACTGCAATAGGGCCATTTTTATCAATATTGCAGCAACCCGATGTATGGCAAAAATACAAAAGCATTAATATAGTCCATGGCGTAAGGTTTAATAACGATTTAAGCTATCAGGCTCTTATTAACGAACTTTTAAGAGTGCACCCTGAGCAGCTTAATTATATTCCGGTAGTAAGCCGAGAAGAGCCTTTACAAGGCTTGAGTGGCCGTATTACTAGTGCAATTGAAAACAACAGTTTGTTTGAGCACGCTAACTTAGAGCCTACTCCAAATAACGCACAGTTTATGATTTGTGGAAATCCGCAAATGGTAAAAGATACAACAAATTTACTACTTGATAAAAAGTTTACCCGTAACCGCCGCAAAAAACCCGGCAACATCACCGTAGAGCAGTATTGGTAA
- a CDS encoding nuclear transport factor 2 family protein, translated as MKPLSIILASLITTVALITYAADQTEPEQKEAQSSEQVPVSAQKQSTEEEKATTQATTDDKVNTLEYKAPEIKKPVIDNTKPDDSKVLGNEQSKPAEQPKNKVEKAVAVAEAEKAVTQAKEALTVKQQTKAKQSRESLAVVEQLVKAYNARNIEEFLRVYDEDVEFYIFPNELLFKGKEKLIARYGLMFKKLKCIHSSPIKRIVHGDIVIDHELSETCSTDENVIDKRSELISSYQIKDGKIVRVLFFR; from the coding sequence ATGAAACCGTTATCTATTATTTTGGCCTCTTTAATTACTACCGTTGCGCTTATTACTTATGCAGCAGATCAAACCGAGCCTGAGCAAAAAGAAGCACAGTCGAGCGAGCAAGTACCGGTGAGTGCACAAAAGCAAAGCACCGAAGAGGAAAAAGCCACTACACAAGCAACAACTGACGATAAAGTAAATACACTTGAGTACAAAGCACCTGAGATCAAAAAGCCAGTTATTGATAACACCAAACCAGATGATTCAAAAGTATTAGGCAACGAGCAAAGTAAACCAGCTGAACAACCTAAAAACAAAGTAGAAAAAGCAGTAGCCGTAGCAGAAGCTGAAAAAGCAGTAACTCAAGCGAAAGAAGCGCTTACTGTTAAACAGCAAACTAAAGCTAAGCAGTCTCGCGAATCTTTAGCCGTAGTTGAACAATTAGTAAAAGCGTATAACGCACGAAATATTGAAGAATTTTTGCGTGTATATGACGAAGATGTAGAGTTTTATATTTTCCCAAATGAGCTACTATTTAAAGGAAAAGAAAAACTAATAGCACGCTACGGGCTAATGTTTAAAAAGTTAAAGTGTATTCATTCATCGCCAATTAAACGCATTGTGCATGGCGATATTGTAATAGATCACGAGCTATCAGAAACCTGCTCAACCGACGAAAACGTGATTGATAAACGCTCAGAGCTTATTTCGAGCTACCAAATAAAAGATGGAAAAATAGTACGTGTACTGTTTTTTAGATAA
- a CDS encoding tetratricopeptide repeat protein: protein MRYYLYFVCVCFTLFTSSAYTAEQRPQAPTAQEEQQALDQLKESMYKPLMERYILDELKAVRQDQQKLREDVTKQVTHAQLDTADRALTYTTDTINNVFFIITATASILVLVGWNSLRDVKNKVEDIVNTRVSVITDEYEDRLKILEEKLRVRSEEILSNQERISVTNEVHSLWMRANLESDFANKIEIFDEILNRKPEDVEAIAYKADALLEINETAQAIELCNQAIDIDSDYGYAYWQRACAYALTHKHADALADIKMALEYSPNLRNELLHESAFASLHDNDSFNTIVAGEQV from the coding sequence CCTACAGCACAAGAAGAACAACAAGCCCTTGATCAACTTAAAGAGTCTATGTACAAACCACTAATGGAGCGTTACATTCTTGACGAATTAAAAGCTGTCCGACAAGATCAGCAAAAGCTTCGAGAAGATGTAACTAAACAAGTAACGCATGCCCAATTAGATACCGCCGACCGCGCTTTAACGTACACCACCGACACCATTAATAATGTATTTTTTATAATTACTGCTACCGCTTCTATTTTAGTATTAGTAGGCTGGAACTCTTTGCGCGATGTTAAAAATAAAGTAGAAGATATAGTAAATACGCGTGTAAGTGTTATTACAGACGAGTACGAAGATCGCTTAAAAATTCTTGAAGAAAAACTACGCGTTCGCTCAGAAGAAATACTCAGTAACCAAGAGCGTATATCGGTAACTAACGAAGTTCATTCATTATGGATGCGTGCCAATTTAGAAAGCGACTTTGCGAACAAAATTGAAATTTTTGACGAAATACTTAATCGCAAACCTGAAGATGTTGAAGCCATTGCTTATAAAGCCGATGCCCTGCTTGAAATAAACGAAACAGCGCAGGCTATTGAGCTTTGTAACCAAGCCATTGATATTGATAGTGACTATGGTTATGCATATTGGCAACGAGCCTGTGCTTATGCACTTACGCACAAACATGCCGATGCGTTAGCCGATATTAAAATGGCTTTAGAGTATTCACCTAATTTACGTAACGAGTTATTGCATGAGAGTGCATTTGCAAGTTTGCACGATAACGATAGCTTTAATACTATTGTAGCGGGTGAGCAAGTGTAA